A stretch of Ferribacterium limneticum DNA encodes these proteins:
- a CDS encoding DUF932 domain-containing protein, giving the protein MAHLVQQMAYVGAEPWHGLGNHLPAKQPLEVWQKEAGMDWTIQETPVRFMADTIGTLGTIHSFPDQKVLYRSDSKEALSVVSQRYQVVQPREVLEFYRDLTEMSGYDLETAGVLKGGKKFWALAKTGQSTTLKGNDQVNGYLLLATSCDGTLATTATPTTIRVVCNNTLTIAVNGATQAIKVPHSTRFDQQAVKQQLGIAVAQFDGFMYRMRTLAERKVKSHEAMNYFLRVLCDVQPGNVESAGLANERALKKVQSLYDGQGRGAELDAAKGTAWGLLNAVTEYVDHERRARSTEYRIDSAWFGQGAVLKQRALDTALQLVA; this is encoded by the coding sequence ATGGCACACCTCGTTCAACAAATGGCCTATGTCGGCGCCGAACCTTGGCACGGTCTCGGCAATCATCTCCCCGCAAAACAACCACTCGAAGTCTGGCAAAAAGAAGCGGGCATGGACTGGACGATTCAAGAAACCCCGGTTCGTTTCATGGCCGACACCATCGGCACACTCGGCACCATCCACTCCTTTCCCGATCAGAAGGTTCTGTATCGCTCCGACAGCAAGGAAGCCTTGTCGGTTGTGTCCCAGCGCTATCAAGTCGTGCAACCGCGTGAAGTCCTGGAGTTCTACCGTGACCTGACCGAGATGTCGGGTTACGATCTGGAAACGGCTGGCGTCCTGAAAGGTGGCAAGAAGTTCTGGGCCTTGGCCAAGACCGGACAATCCACCACGCTCAAGGGTAACGATCAGGTGAACGGCTATCTGCTGCTCGCCACTTCCTGTGACGGTACTTTGGCGACGACAGCCACACCGACCACGATCCGTGTCGTGTGTAATAACACCCTGACCATCGCCGTGAATGGCGCCACGCAAGCAATCAAGGTTCCGCACTCCACCCGTTTCGATCAGCAGGCAGTCAAGCAGCAACTCGGAATTGCTGTCGCGCAGTTTGATGGATTTATGTACCGCATGCGCACCTTGGCCGAACGCAAGGTGAAGTCGCATGAAGCCATGAACTACTTCCTCCGAGTGCTCTGCGATGTCCAGCCTGGCAATGTCGAGTCGGCTGGTTTGGCCAATGAACGTGCGTTGAAGAAAGTACAAAGCCTGTACGACGGCCAAGGTCGAGGTGCTGAGCTCGATGCCGCCAAGGGAACTGCCTGGGGGTTGCTCAACGCCGTGACGGAATACGTGGATCACGAACGCCGTGCTCGCAGCACGGAATATCGCATTGACTCAGCATGGTTTGGCCAAGGCGCAGTGCTCAAACAGCGAGCACTCGATACGGCCCTGCAACTCGTCGCCTGA
- a CDS encoding DUF2199 domain-containing protein, with protein sequence MTGFVCATCGQHHDELPMCFGAAAPELWLTLPEEERNTRAELTSDQCVLDGKHFFVLGRILLPVIDGPGPFIWLAWVSLGEKNFLRACERWHSQGRETEPPYFGWLQSALPYEPTTLSLKTTLQAMPVGERPTITLEPTDHPLSLEQQHGITMARVQKIAEAALHG encoded by the coding sequence ATGACTGGCTTCGTTTGTGCCACTTGCGGGCAACATCACGATGAATTGCCAATGTGCTTTGGGGCGGCCGCTCCCGAGCTTTGGCTTACGCTGCCCGAGGAAGAGCGCAACACTCGCGCGGAACTGACATCCGATCAGTGTGTGCTGGATGGCAAGCACTTCTTTGTTCTCGGACGAATTCTTCTGCCCGTGATCGACGGGCCGGGACCGTTCATTTGGCTGGCCTGGGTATCGCTGGGCGAGAAGAACTTCCTTCGTGCCTGCGAACGCTGGCATAGCCAAGGGCGCGAAACTGAACCTCCCTATTTCGGCTGGTTGCAGAGTGCACTTCCGTATGAGCCAACCACGCTGAGCCTCAAGACCACTTTGCAAGCCATGCCCGTTGGAGAGCGGCCCACCATTACCCTGGAACCCACTGATCATCCGCTGTCACTTGAGCAGCAGCACGGCATCACAATGGCTCGTGTTCAGAAAATCGCCGAGGCTGCTTTGCATGGCTAG
- a CDS encoding CPBP family intramembrane glutamic endopeptidase, which yields MEQRNETFPNAFEATFLVVGLFLVEFLIGAALHDVKSISGIDPRDVLGVIAVLGNGVLFSALLHHKRMSYAALFHSSKTSIVATVGILAIPILCIVPGIGLAVWTLQSVLEQLFPLARWQQAMFDQMMSNGLASVVTVCLVAPVLEEMLFRGIILRSFLHQYPRRNAILASAFLFGLAHLNIYQFAVGVALGCFLGWLYERTRSLWPCILLHASYNSLVTAIYFAFLSQESGAVWQPSPAFWAIAFTFAFLGTLLLQRLLVPRRAAS from the coding sequence ATGGAACAGCGAAACGAAACCTTCCCCAATGCGTTCGAAGCGACCTTTCTGGTCGTTGGACTGTTCCTCGTCGAGTTCTTGATCGGTGCGGCGCTGCATGACGTGAAATCGATTTCTGGTATCGATCCCCGAGATGTCTTGGGTGTCATCGCCGTGCTAGGTAACGGGGTCTTGTTCAGTGCGCTGCTTCACCACAAACGAATGAGCTATGCAGCGCTGTTTCACTCGTCCAAAACTTCCATAGTGGCGACGGTGGGCATCCTTGCTATCCCAATTCTTTGCATCGTCCCGGGGATAGGGCTCGCCGTATGGACACTTCAAAGCGTGCTTGAGCAACTGTTCCCGCTGGCACGCTGGCAACAAGCGATGTTCGACCAAATGATGTCGAACGGCCTAGCATCGGTTGTAACCGTATGCCTAGTCGCCCCGGTGCTTGAAGAAATGCTATTTCGCGGCATCATCCTCCGTAGTTTTCTCCACCAGTACCCGCGTAGGAATGCAATCCTGGCTTCCGCATTCCTGTTTGGATTGGCACATCTCAATATTTATCAGTTTGCCGTCGGTGTTGCTCTTGGCTGTTTCTTAGGCTGGCTGTACGAACGAACGCGTTCGCTGTGGCCGTGCATACTTCTTCATGCGTCATACAACTCTCTCGTTACCGCCATCTACTTTGCTTTCCTGAGTCAGGAGTCGGGAGCGGTGTGGCAGCCTTCGCCTGCCTTCTGGGCCATTGCATTCACCTTTGCTTTTCTCGGGACACTTCTACTTCAGCGGCTTCTTGTCCCTAGGCGGGCTGCATCATGA
- a CDS encoding YqaJ viral recombinase family nuclease, which yields MQPEANSTLPTAKPRPALRLVKTKELPREDWLAVRKQGIGSSDAATSIGLNPYQSPLELWLIKTGRDGGLPKADPHDEESPMFWGNVLEPIVAAHYTRRTGNRVRRINAVLQHPDPSLPWMLANIDREVTGAPDVQILECKTAGINGARLWKEGVPEYVQLQVHHQLAVTGKQAADVAVLLGGQHLEIHRIERDETLIARLIELERQFWHFVETDTPPPADGSDSADTALRCLYPEDKGQTVDFKDERNLSACFADLVAVRQSIAEQEKLEAQLKQTLQQAMGEASRADFETGSVTWKKSKDSVVMDMTRLLKDQPELQQRYAATKPGSRRFLIV from the coding sequence ATGCAACCCGAAGCAAATTCCACTCTCCCGACCGCCAAACCGCGTCCGGCACTCCGTCTGGTCAAGACAAAAGAACTCCCCCGAGAAGATTGGCTGGCCGTTCGCAAGCAAGGTATCGGCAGCAGCGACGCTGCTACGTCGATTGGCCTTAATCCCTATCAGTCGCCACTGGAACTGTGGCTCATTAAAACGGGCCGTGATGGTGGATTGCCCAAGGCCGATCCGCACGACGAAGAGAGCCCTATGTTTTGGGGGAATGTCTTAGAGCCGATCGTTGCTGCACACTACACCCGGCGTACTGGCAATCGGGTACGGCGCATCAACGCAGTGTTGCAGCATCCCGATCCGAGTCTGCCCTGGATGCTGGCCAATATCGACCGAGAAGTCACGGGCGCACCGGATGTCCAGATACTTGAATGCAAAACGGCTGGCATCAATGGCGCTCGTCTCTGGAAGGAAGGCGTACCCGAGTATGTTCAACTGCAGGTGCATCACCAGTTGGCAGTCACCGGCAAGCAGGCTGCCGATGTCGCAGTGTTGCTGGGTGGACAACATCTGGAAATCCATCGTATCGAGCGTGACGAAACCCTGATCGCTCGCCTGATCGAACTGGAGAGGCAATTCTGGCACTTCGTCGAGACCGATACGCCACCACCGGCCGATGGCTCCGATTCGGCTGATACCGCCTTGCGTTGCCTCTATCCCGAAGACAAAGGCCAAACCGTGGACTTCAAGGATGAACGCAATCTGTCAGCCTGCTTTGCCGATCTGGTAGCCGTGCGCCAGTCGATTGCCGAACAGGAAAAGCTCGAAGCCCAACTGAAGCAAACCCTGCAGCAAGCCATGGGCGAGGCCAGTCGGGCTGACTTTGAAACCGGCAGCGTGACCTGGAAAAAATCCAAGGACAGCGTAGTCATGGATATGACCCGTCTGCTCAAGGACCAACCGGAACTACAACAACGCTATGCCGCGACCAAACCCGGTAGCCGGCGCTTTCTCATCGTTTGA